Part of the Spinacia oleracea cultivar Varoflay chromosome 5, BTI_SOV_V1, whole genome shotgun sequence genome, AAAGTGTCCATACCCATGTCCGAGTAGATCATATTACCCTCACATTGCTGAATATATATTACTTTCCAGCGGATGGACTGAATTTCCGCACTTGCATCCTAGTGATTTGTCGTTGGGGGTAGTGTACATATGTTTCAGAATCTAGTTTGGTTATAGTAAGCCGCATCTATGGTGAACTTGTGGAGGTGGTTTTATAGTGTGCTTTGTAGGAAATATTGACATGAAAAGTTAGGAGTTTCCCATGGCTTGAAAAGTCTGATGCTGGAGATTGTGATATTGAATTTGTGAGAAGCCCACCTCTGTTTAGATTTAAGTTTTGCGCTACTGATGAATGATAGATTGTTGCAGAGATGGTTTTCTTTTATTGAGAACTTCCTTTTTGTCGTGGAAAAATTAGCTGAATTGGTAACTTGCACAATGTAAGCTATGGCATGAACTTACCGGAGCTTTTATAATTTATAGGGAAAGTCATTTTGGAGTCCGTGATTCTGACAACTGCAGTGGTTCTAAGTCTCACTGCCTACACTTTCTGGGCAGCAAAGAGAGGCCATGACTTCAACTTCCTTGGCCCTTTCTTGTTCGGAGCTTTGATTGTACTAATCATCTTTTCCATGATTCAGGTATAATCACCTTTCAGATGTTTTTCTCTTTCCAAAAGTTTGTGATAAACCCACCGGGCCATACACGAGCCCGTACACGAGAAGAGACTGATCACATATAAGTCTGATTGGATTCCATCCTAAAACCAATTGGTTATAGGTTGAGTAACCCATCAATCTTGTATGTTTAGTCAATCTCTTCCAACTCATATTTGGGTTAATCTTCTCAACAGTTTGTTTGTTCAACAATGCTAAATCCCGTAAATTACTTGATTGCAGATATTCTTTCCATTGGGCAAAATTGGTGTAATGATCTATGGTTGTGTGGCATCGATCATATTCTGTGGCTACATCGTTTATGACACGGATAACCTCATCAAACGATACACCTACGACGAGTACATATGGGCTGCTATTGCGTTGTATCTCGACATTATCAACCTCTTCCTTTCTCTGCTAACTGTTTTCAGAGCTGCTGACAGTTAGGTGGACTTTTGCCATTGTATTTGTGTTTGTAAACCATGTTAAGAAAATGTTAACCAGTTTGTAAGTACATATTACTTCAATTTTAGCAGGAGAAATTTTTATActatgggaaaaaaaaaaattgtacacGGATTTCTTTTCCGAATTTTACTGGTTGCCTGGGTTGAATGAGATGCAACATATAGTTGTGAACAAGCTCCTTTGTAGCCATTTTGTGTATTATGTTACCTACTTAAAAACTAAGGAAAGTTATTAGAAGAAACAAATAAAGTTGAAGCTGTTCTTGCTAGGACATGTGTTTGGTGAACTCTGTCACGGTCAACGTTGTTGATACAGCACTAGTCAAAGTTCATTTCAATCTTTTTGATCTTCTGAAGCGTCCATTTTAGCTGCATATCTGAACTTCCCTCTCGTTGTAACAAATCAATAAGCTTTTTCGAATTTGTAAGGATCGTTACTCTTTATATATTGACTTTGCGAAGTCCATTGTAGACCCAGTAGGCACGCATTGGCTTCCGTTTGTAGAGCAGAGGCAGCTGAACAAGTTTGTGCACCCCCCAAGATTGTCGTTGTTCCCGTTGGTTTCCCGTTCAAGTACCAGCCCATTGATGCATTCCTAGTATCCTCGTGCCAGGGTCCTATCACTATATTTGTTATATCCCCTAGCGATTCATTACCCTTGACGATAACCCTATAGAAATTCTTTCCAGTGGGTGAAGAAATCGCAGGTGCGATTGAactgaactcaactcaagcttGAACTGCAGACAAGGTTGTGGATCATCCCTGAAAACTCGGTTGTTACCAGTCAACCAAAAAGCCCATAGTGTACTAATAAAGTGTATGAAATTGCAGGATATAAAAAAGAAGTCGTTCCGTAAAGGACATAGCTTTATTGTCTTTTGAGTGGATTTGAAGTGCTCCACCCCTCCCATAAGCCATACAGGGGATATAAGGGAGAATGTTTTACTTGGTTAATGGTCACATTTTAAGTTAAACTGAACTTGAACATTGCAAGCTCAGGAAAAGTCAGTACTCAACTTGAGCTCAGATGTATCCCAATCTATGTTACTCAGACTCGAGTACTAGCATCGAACACGGGAGCTTGTCCAAGTGTTCGACACATCTAAATTGTGGAGATTTCCCTTGATTTTTTGACCAAAATGAAGTGTCGGAGTGTCCGTACTCATGACCGAGTGTCGAGGGATCCGACACGGGTACTTGAGATAAAACAAAGAGTCGGAGTAACATAGTTCCCAATATCAGCTTGAGCTTGACAGAGATACAGTGTAATATGGACAGAGAAACTACATTTGAAGATTCACAGAGTTATAAACTGATGCTTAGGTTACAGCTAAATTCATGCTTGCCTTCCCATAAACTTGAGTTTTGATACATATATAAACACCAACCAACCATATCAACAGGAGGCAAAAAAAGATCTGTCCAAATTGACTTGCTATATATCTGTATTTTGTCTTCTAATTCCAATACATGTTGTTTTTTGGAGCATTAGTTTTCTTCTTTTCATTGACCAAAGACAGCAGCCTTGACACACCCTGAGTCCATACATCGTATTGCTGCTGACTCTTGCACTCGAACTCTATTACTCTGTGTGTGGCCGTCTTTAGCCCAAAGTAACGCCGTTTATCTCCTCCGAGATCAATGGACCGCCTCTCTGGCCATACCGGCATGTCTTTGCACACTTCCATCAACACCTCTGTTAGAGAAAAACCACAATAAATCTCAGTATTTACTTGTCATTTTACTAGGCATCCAATTAAGAAGACATTATTTGCCAGTTTTTAAAAGAATTAGGAGATTAAGTTGTGTGCATTTTCTGTGAGTTGATAGAATGCATACTTTTTTTCATTCTTATTTATGATCAAGGTTGCGAAATTGAaacttttgaactttgaatagtTATTTCTTCTCGTGTTTGGTAAAACAGACAATCACCGAAAGAAGGTTTTTTTGATCTATTGTTAGGTTGTGTTTTCTTCATCTAGACTGGTGTGGTATGATTAACCACTAATTAGTTGTTAGACTCCGTTTTCTTCACCTGGTCTGGTTTGATTTTAAGAAAACTAAGTAATAAGCAATAAAAGTAAGGCGAACATAAAAAAGGCTAACAATTGATTAGTGGTTAATCGATCTACATGTTCAGAGTTTTGTGTCTGATGATGTTGTAATCATCTTTATCGGATGTACCTAAAACTTGAGAATCCCAAAGAAAAGCTGCTTAATAAACCAGGTCATTAAACATGTTTGAAGTCTTTGTTGAAAGAAAGGGTGGTGTGCAATATTTGTCTTATTATTGGCATTTT contains:
- the LOC110783460 gene encoding protein LIFEGUARD 2; protein product: MWQQASRKYDIEGGSQQLYPVMLENPELRWSFIRKVYSIIAIQLLATIAVGAVVVSYEPIALFFTSSSGGLACYIILIITPFIVLCPLYYYHQSHPLNYILLGIFTITLAFSVGLTCAFTSGKVILESVILTTAVVLSLTAYTFWAAKRGHDFNFLGPFLFGALIVLIIFSMIQIFFPLGKIGVMIYGCVASIIFCGYIVYDTDNLIKRYTYDEYIWAAIALYLDIINLFLSLLTVFRAADS